The DNA segment TTCATCTTCACCGTCGCCGGTGAGGAACTCGGCTTCCTGGGGGCGGGCCTGATCATCGTGCTGCTCGGCGTCGTGATGTGGCGGGCCTGCCGGATCGCGCGCGAGTCGACCGAGCTCTACGGCACGATCGTCGCCGCCGGCATCATCGCGTGGTTCGCCTTCCAGTCCTTCGAGAACATCGGGATGACCCTGGGCATCATGCCCGTCACCGGCCTTCCCCTGCCGTTCGTCTCCTACGGCGGCACGTCGATGTTCGCGGTCTGGATCGCGATCGGGCTGCTGCAGTCGATCCGCGTACAGCGCCCCCTGTCGGCCTCGCGCTGACGCCGGCGCCCCGCCCGCGACGCCCGTGCGCCGTCCCCGCCCGCGCTCACGCCGCGGCCGGGAGGCGCAGTTCGAACCAGAGGGTGGTGGACCGGGGCAGGTCCCCGGGCGGGGTGGTGCCCCAGTCGTCGGCGAGCCGGCCGGTCAGCAGCAGCCCGTAGTCGCCCTGCGGCTCGCCGGCCGCGGAGCCGGGGCGCGGAATCCGGACCGGTGCGTCGTCGTGCACGCTGATCCGCAGGCCGTGCCCGGCGGTCAGCAGCCGCAGCCGGATGTCGGCGGTGCGCGGGGTGTGCAGATGGGCGCGGGTCACCGCCTCCGACGTGAGCAGCACGGCGGTGTCCAGGAGCGGGGCGAGCGGGCCGCGGCGGAGCACGGCGCGGACGAAGTCGCGGGCCGTCTTCGGGGCCCGGGGAGTGCTCGGTGCGGCAAGGACGTACGGGCGGGCGCCTGCCGGGACGCGGATGGGCGACCGGGTGACGGATGCGGTCGAGGGGTGCACGGGGGTCTCCCTCCCCGAGGGGTCGAGTGGGCGCCGGTTCGGCTCCGCACTCTGCGTATTCGTTTCATCACGCAGCGTAAGTCATCGTGTGCGGTGGGTGCCACCCGCTCCGGGCATCCCGTCGCGCGGAGTTCCCCGGTCGGGCGGGTGGCCCCGGCGGGGGCGGGTGGCTAGCCTCGATGCATGGCGGACACCGTGCGGGAGATCGAGCGGAAGTACGAGGTCGACGACGACGCGCACCTGCCCGACCTGGCCGGCGCCGGCCGGGTCGCCACGGTGGGGAAGGCCGGGGCCGAGGAGCTCGACGCCCTCTACTACGACACCCCTGACCAGCGCCTCGCCGCCGCCCGCATCACGCTGCGCCGGCGCACCGGCGGCAAGGACGCGGGCTGGCACCTGAAGCTGCCGGTCGCGCCCGGAGTGCGGGACGAGGTGCGGGCCCCGCTGTCCGAGGAGCCGCCCCCGGAGCTGACCGCCCTCGTCCGGTCGCGGGTGCTGGACCGGGAGCCCGTCCCGCTCGTACGGCTGCGGACGCGGCGCACGGTCCGGGTGCTCAAGGACGCCGCGGGGGCGCCGCTCGCGGAGCTCGCGGTCGACGAGGTCCGCGCCCGCCGGGCGGGGAAGGCCGGCTCGGGGCCGGCCGAGGTCCGCTGGCGCGAGATCGAGGTGGAGCTGCTCGGGGGCGGCGATGCGGCGCTGCTGGACGAGGTCGGCCGGGCGCTGGTCGCGGCGGGGGCGCGTCCCGCCGTCGCGGAGTCCAAACTGGCGCGGGCGCTGGCCGAGACGGGTCTGGACCGCGACCGGCCCGCGCCCCCGGGCGCACGGCCGCACACCCCGCGACCCCGAGGCGCCGGGAAGCGCGGGGGGAAGGTCAAAGGCAAGGGGGAGGGCAAGGGCAAGGCCAAGGGCGCCGGGAAGAAGGCCGGGCCCACCGCCGCCGACGTGGTGCTCCGGTACGTCCGCGAACAGGTGCGGGTGATCGTCGAGCTGGACCCGGCGGTGCGGCGGGACCTGCCCGACGCGGTGCACCGGATGCGGGTCGCCACCCGCCGGCTGCGCAGCGTCTTCCGCTCGTACACCACGGTGCTCGACCGCGCGGTCACGCTGCCCCTCGGCCTCGAACTCAAGTGGCTGGCCGCGGAGTTGGGGATCGACCGGGACCGCGAGGTGCTGACCGAACGGCTGCAGGGCGCGCTGGCCGAGGTGCCCCGGCCGCTGCGGCTCGGCCCGGTGCCCGCCCGGCTGCGCATCTGGTCCGAGCGGCGGCGGGCCGGCTCGCGCCAGGAGGTGCTCGCCGTATTGGACGGGTCTCGCTATCTGGCGCTGCTGAAGAGCCTGCACGCCCTCCTGGAGGCGCCGCCGCTGCGCCCGGCCGCCGATCGCCCGGCGCCCGGGATCACGGCCGCGGCCGTGCTGAAGGACTACCGGCGGCTGGCCCGCCGGGTGGAGGCCGCGCTGGCGGCACCGGCCGGGCGGGAGCGGGACGAGGCGCTGCACGGCGCCCGCAAGGCCGCCAAGCGGGCGCGGTACGCGGCGGAGGCCGCCCGACCGGCGCTCGGCGGGCCGGCGAAGGCGTTCGCCAAGCGGATCAAGCGGGTGCAGCAGCTGCTGGGCGACCACCAGGACAGCGTGGTGGCGCGCGGCGCGCTGCGCGAGCTGGCCACCCAGGCGCACCAGGCCGGCGAGGGCGGCTTCACCTTCGGGCTGCTGTACGGGCGCGAGGAGGCCCGCGCGGCGGACCGCGAGCGGGAGCTGCCGGGCCTGTGGCAGAAGGTCTCCCGGCGCAAGCACCGGGACGCGCTCCGGGCGTGACGGCGCGCGCCGGCCCGCCGCCGCGCCCCGGCACACCGGCACGCGGCCCGGCGGAAGGCAGAGCGCGTGCGCCGGCCCCCGGCGGGCCCTTGCCGCGGCCCGCCGGCCGCCGTGCGAGGGGGGTGCCCGCGAGCGGTTACGCTTGAGAGTCGCCCCCTGCCAGCTCACGAAGGTTCGAGATGTCTGCCGAGTCGGTCTTCCCGCAGCTCGAGGCCCTGCTCCCGCATGTGCAGAAGCCCATTCAGTACGTCGGCGGTGAGCTGAACTCCACCGTCAAGGACTGGGACTCCTGTGACGTGCGGTGGGCGCTCATGTACCCGGACGCCTACGAGGTCGGTCTGCCCAACCAGGGCGTCATGATCCTCTACGAGGTCCTCAACGAACGCGAGGGCGTGCTCGCCGAGCGCACGTACAGCGTGTGGCCGGACCTCGAAGCGCTGATGCGCGAGCACCACGTCCCGCAGTTCACGGTCGACGCGCACCGCCCCGTCGGCGCCTTCGACGTGCTCGGGGTCTCCTTCTCCACGGAGCTGGGATACACCAACCTCCTCACGGCCCTGGACCTCGCCGGCATCCCGATGGAGGCCAAGGACCGCACCGAGGACCACCCGATCGTCCTGGCGGGCGGCCACGCGGCCTTCAACCCCGAGCCGATCGCGGACTTCCTGGACTGCGCGGTCGTGGGCGACGGCGAGCAGGCGGTGCTGGAGATCACCGAGATCATCCGCGCCTGGAAGGCCGAGGACCGGCCCGGCGGCCGCGACGAGCTGCTGCTGCGCCTCGCGAAGACCGGCAGCGTCTACGTCCCCAAGTTCTACGACGTCGAGTACCTCGCCGACGGACGGATCTCCCGCGTCGTGCCGAACCGCTCCGGCGTCCCGTGGCGGGTGTCCAAGCACACCGTCATGGACCTGGACGAGTGGCCCTACCCCAAGCAGCCGCTCGTCCCCCTGGCCGAGACCGTCCACGAGCGGATGTCGGTCGAGATCTTCCGTGGCTGCACCCGCGGCTGCCGTTTCTGCCAGGCCGGCATGATCACGCGCCCCGTACGGGAGCGAAGCATCACCGGCATCGGCGACATGGTGGACAAGGGCCTGAAGGCCACGGGATTCGAGGAGGTCGGCCTGTTGTCGCTGTCCTCCGCGGACCACACCGAGATCGGTGACATCGCCAAGGGGCTCGCCGACCGGTACGAGGAAGACAAGATCGGCCTGTCGCTGCCGTCGACCCGGGTCGACGCCTTCAACGTCGACCTCGCCAACGAGCTGACGCGCAACGGCCGTCGCTCCGGTCTGACCTTCGCGCCCGAGGGCGGCTCCGAGCGGATGCGCAAGGTCATCAACAAGATGGTCTCCGAAGAGGACCTGATCAGGACCGTCTCGACGGCCTACGGCAACGGCTGGCGGCAGGTGAAGCTGTACTTCATGTGCGGTCTGCCGACCGAGACCGACGAGGACGTGCTGCAGATCGGCGACATGGCGGTCAAGGTCATCGCCGAGGGCCGCAAGGTCTCCGGGCAGAACGACATCCGCTGCACGGTCTCCATCGGCGGTTTCGTGCCCAAGCCGCACACCCCGTTCCAGTGGGCGCCGCAGCTGTCGGCCGAGGAGACGGACGCCCGGCTCGAAAAGCTCCGGGACAAGATCCGCGGCGACAAGAAGTACGGCCGCTCCATCGGCTTCCGCTACCACGACGGCAAGCCCGGCATCGTCGAGGGCCTGCTCTCGCGCGGCGACCGCCGCGTCGGCTCGGTCATCCGCGCCGTCTACGAGGGCGGCGGCCGCTTCGACGGCTGGCGCGAGCACTTCTCGTACGACCGCTGGATGAAGGCCGCCGAGGAGACGCTGCCCGGCTTCGGCGTGGACGTCGCCTGGTACACCACCCGCGAGCGGGAGTACGAGGAGGTCCTGCCCTGGGACCACCTGGACTCCGGCCTCGACAAGGACTGGCTCTGGGAGGACTGGCAGGACGCCCTCGACGAGACCGAGGTCGAGGACTGCCGCTGGACCCCGTGCTTCGACTGCGGCGTCTGCCCGCAGATGGACACCGAGATCCAGATCGGCCCGACCGGCAAGAAGCTGCTGCCGCTGTCCGTCGTCAAGTAGCCCTTCCCGTACGCCCCTTCGGCCCGGCCCCCGCATCTGGGGGCCGGGCCGCGGTGCGTTCCCGCACAATGGGGTGATGCCGCCTCAGCTCATCGCCCCCACCGTCGCCGTCCACGCCTCCTTCCTCGCCGCGATGGCGGAGTTCCGCGCCGACGGCACCGAGCACGTACCGCACTCCGGCCTCGCCCGGGAGCTGCGGACCTGGGCCGGCCGCTGGCCGACCGCCGAGGGGTTCGCCGCGTACGTCGGCACGGTAGGGGACGCGGCACCGGTGGAACGCGCCGACGGCGTGGTCCCCGTGACGACCCGGTGGTGGGTGGCGGACGGCGTCTACCTGGGGCGGGTCACGTTCCGCCACCGCCTCACCGACGAACTCCTCCACTACGGCGGCCACATCGGCTATGCCGTGCGCCCCGGCGCGCGCCGCCAGGGCCACGCCACCGCGATGCTGCGCGCCGCCCTCCCGGTCGCCCATCACGAACTGGGCATCGACCCGGTGCTGGTCACCTGCGACGACACCAACACCGGCTCGCGTAAGGTCATCGAGTCCTGCGGCGGGATCTTCGAGGACCGGCGGGACGAGAAGCTGCGCTACTGGATCCACGCGCCCGCCACCGCCGCCGGGCGGTAGCGGAACCGGCCCGCCCGGAGGGGGCGGGGAGCGCCGGCGCGCATCCGGGGCGGCGGTCCCGGGACGCGGCAGGACGAGGACGGACGTACGGGGGAACGGGAATGGAGCGGGAACACACGGGGACGGACCGGCAGGTGCCCGCCCGGTACGAGCCGGGCGAGGGCTGTGTGACCCAAGTGGTCCGGATTCCGGTGCGGATCGTGGTGCTGGTACTCGTGGTGCCGGTGCGCCTGGTGTGGGACGCGCTGACCGCGGCCGGCCGGGCCGTCGACCGCAGCGTGCTGCGCCCCCTCGGACGCGGCCTCGCCCGGCTGTGGCACACCCTCGTGGTCCGCCCCGTGGCCTGGGCCTGGCGCACCCTCGTGGTGGTGCCGGTCGCCTGGGCCTGGCGCACCCTCGTCGTGCTCCCGCTCGGCTGGACCTGGCGCACGCTGGTGCTCGCCCCGCTGGGGTGGCTGTGGCGCGCCGTCCTCGCCCCGGCGGGCCGGGGAACCGGCAGGGCGGCGGCCTGGCTGGTGCGGTACCTGCTCGTGGTCCCCGTCCGGTGGTTGTACGCGCAGGTTTTCACGCCCCTGGGGCACGGCCTCTCCTGGCTGCTGCGCGGCCTGGGCGCGGCCCTGCTGTGGCTGGGCGGCGCGGTGTTCGTCCGGCCGTGGGTGGCCCTGTGGCGGTACGTCCTGGTGCCCGTCGGCCGGGCGGCCGGCGCGGCCCTGGTGTGGCTGGCCCGCCACCTCGTCGTGGTCCCCGCCCAGTGGCTGTACGCCCACGTGCTGGCGCCGTGCGGACGGGGCATCGCCTGGCTGGTGCGCGGCACCGGCACCGTGCTGGCCGCCCTCGTGCGATGGCTCGTGATCGTGCCGCTGGTCACCCTGTGGCGGTATGTGCTGGCGCCCGCAGGACGGCTGCTGGCCGCGGTGGTGACGGTGGTGGTGCGCGAGACCGGGGCGGCGCTCGGGCACTGCTGGCGCGCCGCCGGCATCGTCTCCCGTGCCGTCGGCCGGTTCCTCGCCGCGGTGCTGCGGTGGCTCGTCGTCGAACCGCTGCGCCGGACCTACCGCACCGTGCTCACCCCGCTCGGGCACGGCATACGCGACGGCGTCTGGCGACCGGTCCGGCAGGCGCTGCGCAGCGCCCGCGAGACCGTGCGGCAGACCCGCGGGGAGATCCGGCGGGCACTGTTCGGCGCCCCCGAGGAGCCGCGGCGGGTTCCGGCCGCCCGCCCCCGGCGGGAACCGCGGGCGCCCGGGACACGTACTCTAGGTAGCAGTACGACCGCACTCACGAAGGACTGAACGACACTGGGCAAGCGACAGCCCGAAGGCCCGCCGCCCGCACCGGCGGTGCAGCGCATCCGACTGCGCTACACCAAGCGCGGCCGCCTCCGGTTCACCAGCCACCGCGACTTCCAGCGCGCTTTCGAGCGGGCGCTGCGCCGCGCCGAGGTCCCCATGGCCTATTCCGCGGGCTTCACCCCGCACCCCAAGGTGTCGTACGCCAACGCCGCCCCGACCGGTACGGGCAGCGAGGCCGAGTATCTGGAGATCCAGCTCGCCGAACGCCGCGACCCGGACGTCCTGCGCACCCTCCTCGACGAGTCGCTGCCCGACGGGCTCGATGTGACCGACGCGGTCGAGGCCCGCACCAGCGGCCTGGCCGACCGGCTGCAGGCCTCGGTGTGGGAGATCCGGCTCGACGGCGTCGAGGCCCCGGAGGCCGCGCGCGCCGTCGAGGCGTTCCTCGCCGCCGACGAGGTGCTGGTCGAGCGGCGGACGAAGAACGGCATCCGCACCTTCGACGCGCGCGCCGCCGTGGCGCGTCTGGAGGCCGCCGGCCGCGACAGCGATAGGCCCGACGGCAAAGCCTGTGCGATACTGCGGCTGGTTGTTCGGCATCTGACACCTGCCGTTCGACCCGACGACGTCCTGTCCGGCCTCCGAGCTACGGCCGACCTGGCGCCGCCGGTCCCCGCAGCGGTGACCAGGCTGGCGCAGGGGCTGCTCGATGAGGAGACCGGCGCGGTGACCGACCCGCTCGTGCCCGACCGCGACGCTGCCACGGCCGCCCCACCCACGGCCGCCGGGCTGAGTGCCGCGAAGGCGACGAGCGGGGCCTCCCCGGCAGCCGGGGACGGTACTGCGTAGGACCGCCGTCGTCGCGTCGCCGATCAGCCAGGGAGCCACCCCGGTCCGGCAGGCGCACTGACCAGGAGACTTTCGCCGGTCACCGCCCTACGGGGACCGGCGAGCGAGACGACAGCTCCCGTGCGGCGCCCACGCCCCGGACAGCGGGACCGCGCTCATCACGCGGACCGCGGGCCGGAACCAGGCGCGGCGCCCGGGAGCGTGACGGGAGAACCGCCCGCATGCTCGAGCCCATTGAGCCCACCCGCTCCACGCCGTCCCAGGACCGTGGCGCCGACGACAACCACTCACCCAGCGACACCCTGCCGCCGCGCCGCCGGCGCCGTGCGGCCTCCCGGCCGGCCGGTCCTCCGGTGGCCGGCGGCGTCGCCGAAGAGGTGGTGAGCACCGAGACCGCGGCCGCGGCCGATCCGGCCCTCGACGAGGAGACCACCGCCTCCGCGGTCACCACCGGGGACGAGGCGAAGCCCGCCCGTACCCGCCGCCGCGCGACCCGTAAGGTCACCGCCCCGGCCGGCGCCCCGCAGCCCGCCGACGCCGAGCCGGCCGAGGCCCCCGCCGAACCCGCCGCCGAGGCCCCCGCGCCCGCCGCGGAGACGCCCGCCGAGGTGCCGCAGGCCGAGGACGCCGCGCCGCGCCGTACCCGCCGCCGCGCGACCCGCAAGGTCACCGCTCCGGCCGGTACCCCGCAGCCCGAGGCCGTCCAGGAGACCGCCGCCGAGGAGACCGCGCCCGCCGCGCAGCCCGCCCCGGAGGCCCCGGCCCCGGTGGAGGCCCCGGCCGCCGCCGAGACCGAGGACGCCGCACCGCGCCGTACCCGCCGCCGCGCGACCCGCAAGGTCACCGCTCCGGCCGGTGCCCCGCAGCCGGACGCCGCCGAGGAGGCCGCCGCCGAGACCACCGCGCCGGCCGCCGAGAGCGCCGCGCCCGCCGCCGCCGAGGAGGAGGCCCCGGCCCCCGCCGAGGACGCCAAGCCGCCCCGGGCGCGTCGCCGTGCCACCCGTAAGGTCACCGCGCCCTCGGGCGCCCCGCAGGTGACCGCGGAAGCCGAGGAGGCCGAGGAGGCCGAGGCCGAGGCGCCGGTGGCCGAGCCGGCCCCCGCCGCCGAGGACGCGGCCGCCGAGGCCCCCCGCCGCCGGGCGCGCCGCCGTGGCGAGCGCCCCGCCGAGCAGCCCGCCGCCGAGGCGCCCCGCGCCGAGGAGGAGCCCGCCCAGGAGGCGCCGCAGCGCGGCCGCCGCCGGGCGCAGCGGCCGCCGACGGCCGTCTTCCAGGCTCCGGTCTTCACCGAGCCGATGTTCCAGACGCCGGAGACCGCGGCCGCGGCCGCTGCCGCGGCGCGCCAGGAGGAGACCGCCGCCGAGCCGGCCGTGGAGGAGCAGCCCGCCGCCGCGCGCCGCCGTCGCCGTCGTGGCGCCCCGGCCGAGCCGGAGCAGGTGACCGCCGCCCCCGTGGCGGAGCCGGTGGCCGAGGAAGCCGAAGCGGTGGCCGAGCCGGAGACCGCGCAGGCCGAGGGCGGCCAGGGCGAGGACGAGTCCGGCGACCGTCCCTCGCGCCGCCGCCGCCGTGGTGGCCGTCGCCGCCGTCGCGGTGAGGCCGCCGAGGGCGCCGACGAGCAGCCCGCCGAGGGCCGCGGTGCCGAGGAGCGGGAGAGCGCGCAGGCCGAGCCCGAGGAGGCCGACGAGCAGCCCGAGGCGGAGGACGAGGCCGACGAGCAGCCGGGCGGCGGCTCCAGCAGCAGCCGCCGTCGCCGTCGCCGCCGCCGTCGTACCGGTGACGCGGGCGAGGAGGGCACCGGCGGCGCCGACGACCCGGAGCGCACGGTCGTCAAGGTCCGCGAGCCCCGCAAGAAGGACGAGAGCACCAGCGCCGACGAGGTGCAGTCGATCAAGGGGTCGACGCGCCTTGAGGCCAAGAAGCAGCGCCGCCGGGAGGGCCGCGAGCAGGGCCGCCGCCGGGTGCCGATCATCACCGAGGCGGAGTTCCTCGCGCGCCGCGAGGCCGTCGAGCGGGTGATGGTCGTCCGCCAGAGCGGCGAGCGCACGCAGATCGGCGTCCTCGAGGACAACGTGCTCGTCGAGCACTTCGTCAACAAGGAGCAGGCGACCTCGTACGTCGGCAATGTCTACCTCGGCAAGGTGCAGAACGTCCTGCCGTCGATGGAGGCCGCCTTCGTCGACATCGGCAAGGGCCGCAACGCCGTGCTGTACGCCGGTGAGGTCAACTTCGAGGCGCTCGGCATGGCCAACGGCCCGCGCCGCATCGAGACCGCGCTGAAGTCCGGCCAGTCCGTGCTGGTGCAGGTCACCAAGGACCCGATCGGCCACAAGGGCGCCCGGCTCACCAGCCAGGTCTCGCTCCCCGGCCGCTACCTGGTGTACGTGCCCGAGGGCTCGATGACCGGCATCAGCCGCAAGCTGCCCGACACCGAGCGGGCGCGGCTCAAGCAGATCCTCAAGAAGATCGTCCCCGAGGACGCGGGCGTCATCGTGCGCACCGCCGCCGAGGGTGCGAGCGAGGACGAGCTGGCGCGCGACGTCCAGCGGCTGCAGGCGCAGTGGGAGGAGATCCAGAAGAAGGCGAAGGCCGCCTCCACCAGCTCCCCCTCGCTGCTCTACGGCGAGCCGGACATGACCGTCCGGGTCGTCCGCGACATCTTCAACGAAGACTTCTCCAAGGTCATCGTCAGCGGTGACGACGCCTGGAAGACCATCCACGGCTATGTCGCGCACGTCGCCCCGGACCTCACCGACCGGCTGCAGAAGTGGACTTCGGACGTCGACGTCTTCGCGACGTACCGCATCGACGAGCAGCTGATGAAGGCGCTGGACCGCAAGGTCTGGCTGCCCAGCGGCGGTTCGCTGGTGATCGACAAGACCGAAGCGATGGTCGTGATCGACGTCAACACCGGGAAGTTCACCGGTCAGGGCGGCAATCTCGAGGAGACCGTCACCAGGAACAACCTGGAGGCGGCCGAGGAGATCGTGCGCCAGCTGCGGCTGCGCGACCTCGGCGGCATTGTCGTCATCGACTTCATCGACATGGTGCTGGAGTCCAACCGGGACCTGGTGCTGCGGCGGATGCTGGAGTGCCTGGGCCGGGACCGTACGAAGCACCAGGTCGCCGAGGTCACCTCGCTCGGCCTGGTCCAGATGACCCGCAAGCGGGTCGGCCAGGGTCTGCTGGAGTCCTTCTCCGAGTCGTGTGTGCACTGCAACGGCCGCGGCGTCATCGTCCACATGGACCAGCCGACGACGGCCGGCGGCGGTGGCAAGCGCAAGAAGAAGGGCAAGGGCACCCAGCCCGAGCCGCACGTCCACGAGGCCGAGGCCGCCGAGCCGACGCCGGACGGCGGTGCCCCCGAACTGGAGCCCGCCCCCGTGACGGAGGCCGAGCTGCAGCCCGCGGTGGACGGGACCGACGAGTGGTTCAGCAGCCCGGCCGAGGCCGAGGCGGCTGCCGGGCGCGGCCGGGGCCGCCGCCGGGCGAGCCGGAAGGTGTCCGCTCCGGCGGGCGCGCCCAAGGCCGCTGAGGAGGCCGCGGAGATCGTGGTGCCGGCCGAGTCGGCCCCGGTGGCCGAGCCGGTCGCCGAGCCGGAGCCGGCCGAGGCCCCGGAGCCGGTCGCCGAGGCGCCCGCC comes from the Streptomyces angustmyceticus genome and includes:
- a CDS encoding TIGR03936 family radical SAM-associated protein; protein product: MQRIRLRYTKRGRLRFTSHRDFQRAFERALRRAEVPMAYSAGFTPHPKVSYANAAPTGTGSEAEYLEIQLAERRDPDVLRTLLDESLPDGLDVTDAVEARTSGLADRLQASVWEIRLDGVEAPEAARAVEAFLAADEVLVERRTKNGIRTFDARAAVARLEAAGRDSDRPDGKACAILRLVVRHLTPAVRPDDVLSGLRATADLAPPVPAAVTRLAQGLLDEETGAVTDPLVPDRDAATAAPPTAAGLSAAKATSGASPAAGDGTA
- a CDS encoding ATP-binding protein, translated to MHPSTASVTRSPIRVPAGARPYVLAAPSTPRAPKTARDFVRAVLRRGPLAPLLDTAVLLTSEAVTRAHLHTPRTADIRLRLLTAGHGLRISVHDDAPVRIPRPGSAAGEPQGDYGLLLTGRLADDWGTTPPGDLPRSTTLWFELRLPAAA
- a CDS encoding Rne/Rng family ribonuclease; the protein is MLEPIEPTRSTPSQDRGADDNHSPSDTLPPRRRRRAASRPAGPPVAGGVAEEVVSTETAAAADPALDEETTASAVTTGDEAKPARTRRRATRKVTAPAGAPQPADAEPAEAPAEPAAEAPAPAAETPAEVPQAEDAAPRRTRRRATRKVTAPAGTPQPEAVQETAAEETAPAAQPAPEAPAPVEAPAAAETEDAAPRRTRRRATRKVTAPAGAPQPDAAEEAAAETTAPAAESAAPAAAEEEAPAPAEDAKPPRARRRATRKVTAPSGAPQVTAEAEEAEEAEAEAPVAEPAPAAEDAAAEAPRRRARRRGERPAEQPAAEAPRAEEEPAQEAPQRGRRRAQRPPTAVFQAPVFTEPMFQTPETAAAAAAAARQEETAAEPAVEEQPAAARRRRRRGAPAEPEQVTAAPVAEPVAEEAEAVAEPETAQAEGGQGEDESGDRPSRRRRRGGRRRRRGEAAEGADEQPAEGRGAEERESAQAEPEEADEQPEAEDEADEQPGGGSSSSRRRRRRRRRTGDAGEEGTGGADDPERTVVKVREPRKKDESTSADEVQSIKGSTRLEAKKQRRREGREQGRRRVPIITEAEFLARREAVERVMVVRQSGERTQIGVLEDNVLVEHFVNKEQATSYVGNVYLGKVQNVLPSMEAAFVDIGKGRNAVLYAGEVNFEALGMANGPRRIETALKSGQSVLVQVTKDPIGHKGARLTSQVSLPGRYLVYVPEGSMTGISRKLPDTERARLKQILKKIVPEDAGVIVRTAAEGASEDELARDVQRLQAQWEEIQKKAKAASTSSPSLLYGEPDMTVRVVRDIFNEDFSKVIVSGDDAWKTIHGYVAHVAPDLTDRLQKWTSDVDVFATYRIDEQLMKALDRKVWLPSGGSLVIDKTEAMVVIDVNTGKFTGQGGNLEETVTRNNLEAAEEIVRQLRLRDLGGIVVIDFIDMVLESNRDLVLRRMLECLGRDRTKHQVAEVTSLGLVQMTRKRVGQGLLESFSESCVHCNGRGVIVHMDQPTTAGGGGKRKKKGKGTQPEPHVHEAEAAEPTPDGGAPELEPAPVTEAELQPAVDGTDEWFSSPAEAEAAAGRGRGRRRASRKVSAPAGAPKAAEEAAEIVVPAESAPVAEPVAEPEPAEAPEPVAEAPAAEPVPARPRRRATRKATAPAGAPKAAGEAAEIVVPAESAPVAEPVAEPEPAEVPEPAEGAEAEAEPAAKKTAKKATAKKATAKKTAAKKTTAKKTAAKKTTTAKKATAKKTATKKATTKKATAKKTAAAEESSVAEGAA
- a CDS encoding CYTH and CHAD domain-containing protein yields the protein MADTVREIERKYEVDDDAHLPDLAGAGRVATVGKAGAEELDALYYDTPDQRLAAARITLRRRTGGKDAGWHLKLPVAPGVRDEVRAPLSEEPPPELTALVRSRVLDREPVPLVRLRTRRTVRVLKDAAGAPLAELAVDEVRARRAGKAGSGPAEVRWREIEVELLGGGDAALLDEVGRALVAAGARPAVAESKLARALAETGLDRDRPAPPGARPHTPRPRGAGKRGGKVKGKGEGKGKAKGAGKKAGPTAADVVLRYVREQVRVIVELDPAVRRDLPDAVHRMRVATRRLRSVFRSYTTVLDRAVTLPLGLELKWLAAELGIDRDREVLTERLQGALAEVPRPLRLGPVPARLRIWSERRRAGSRQEVLAVLDGSRYLALLKSLHALLEAPPLRPAADRPAPGITAAAVLKDYRRLARRVEAALAAPAGRERDEALHGARKAAKRARYAAEAARPALGGPAKAFAKRIKRVQQLLGDHQDSVVARGALRELATQAHQAGEGGFTFGLLYGREEARAADRERELPGLWQKVSRRKHRDALRA
- a CDS encoding GNAT family N-acetyltransferase; its protein translation is MPPQLIAPTVAVHASFLAAMAEFRADGTEHVPHSGLARELRTWAGRWPTAEGFAAYVGTVGDAAPVERADGVVPVTTRWWVADGVYLGRVTFRHRLTDELLHYGGHIGYAVRPGARRQGHATAMLRAALPVAHHELGIDPVLVTCDDTNTGSRKVIESCGGIFEDRRDEKLRYWIHAPATAAGR
- a CDS encoding TIGR03960 family B12-binding radical SAM protein, with product MSAESVFPQLEALLPHVQKPIQYVGGELNSTVKDWDSCDVRWALMYPDAYEVGLPNQGVMILYEVLNEREGVLAERTYSVWPDLEALMREHHVPQFTVDAHRPVGAFDVLGVSFSTELGYTNLLTALDLAGIPMEAKDRTEDHPIVLAGGHAAFNPEPIADFLDCAVVGDGEQAVLEITEIIRAWKAEDRPGGRDELLLRLAKTGSVYVPKFYDVEYLADGRISRVVPNRSGVPWRVSKHTVMDLDEWPYPKQPLVPLAETVHERMSVEIFRGCTRGCRFCQAGMITRPVRERSITGIGDMVDKGLKATGFEEVGLLSLSSADHTEIGDIAKGLADRYEEDKIGLSLPSTRVDAFNVDLANELTRNGRRSGLTFAPEGGSERMRKVINKMVSEEDLIRTVSTAYGNGWRQVKLYFMCGLPTETDEDVLQIGDMAVKVIAEGRKVSGQNDIRCTVSIGGFVPKPHTPFQWAPQLSAEETDARLEKLRDKIRGDKKYGRSIGFRYHDGKPGIVEGLLSRGDRRVGSVIRAVYEGGGRFDGWREHFSYDRWMKAAEETLPGFGVDVAWYTTREREYEEVLPWDHLDSGLDKDWLWEDWQDALDETEVEDCRWTPCFDCGVCPQMDTEIQIGPTGKKLLPLSVVK